The genomic segment AACACAAAAATTTATCAAACTAAAAAACTTTCATAGAATGGTTATCTTTTCTCCTCAAGTAATGTCTTATTTAGTAGTAGGACTTGTTTTCAAAAGTATGCTACATCCAGATACAGGATTTGTAAATAATTTTCTTAAATCTGTAGGAATGGATTTCTTGGCTATGAACTGGCTGACTGATTTAAAAATTGTTTTTGCAACTGTCATGTCTGTAGATACTTGGAAAGGTATGGGGTACATAATGGTTGTAATTATTGCAGGATTGATGTCTATTTCTCCTGATTATTATGAAGCGGCAAATATTGATGGTGCTAGTTTCTGGCAAAAGTTCCGTTTAATAACCTTGCCATTATTAAAACCAATTATTATAAATGTAACAATATTAAATGTAACATATGGATTTAGAGTATTTGATATGATTTATTCATTAACAAATGGAGGGCCAGGTAATGCAACAGGGGTAATTAACACAGCAGTGTATAAGGAATTTTCTAAAGGAAATTATGCAATGGGTACTACATTATCGAGTATATTATTCTTTGGATTATTGCTATTAGTATATTTCATTATTAAATCCATGGAAAATAAGGAGGTAGATGCATAATGGTCACTTTAAAGAAGTCAATTGGAAGTGTAGCAGCCAATATAGTAACAATTTTTATAAGTTTATTAGTACTAATACCAATGGTAGTTTTATTTCTTAATTCTTTTAAGACTCAAGGTGAATCCAATAAAATGTCCCTTTCTCTGCCTAAAGAATGGGTATTTGCAAACTATAAAACAGTAATAGAACAGGGAAAATTGGTCTCATCGTTTTTTAACAGCCTTTTATATGCTACTTGTAGTGTTTTAATAATTGTAATTGTAGTAGCAGCAGCAGCGTTTGTTATTGCAAGAAATCGTAAAGGTATTAATAATTTTATATACTACTTTATCCTTTCGGGTATAGCTATACCTATTAACAATGTTGCGTTAATGAAAGTTTTGCAAGCATTAAATCTTGTAAATACCAGGTTAGGTATTATTCTTGTTTATGCAGCAATAAACATTCCTCTTAGCCTATTTTTATCATATGGATTTATCTCAACAATACCTAGAGAGATTGATGAAGCAGCTGTTATTGATGGATGTGGACCAATTAGATTATTTATAAAAATAATACTTCCATTATTAAAACCCATTATTTCAACTTTATTTGTTTTGAATTTTATGGTTGTTTGGAATGACTTTACAATGCCTTTATATTATTTAAATAATTCTGCAAAATGGCCAATGACATTAGCTGTTTATAATTTCTTCGGAGCATTTGAAAATTCATGGAATTTAGTTAGTGCTGATATAATACTAACATTGTTACCTGTATTAGTTATATTTATATTAGGGCAAAAGTATATTGTTGGTGGTGTTTCAGCAGGGTCTGTAAAAGGCTAATAGAACAGGAATGTTATAGTTAGATAATTTAGCATAGTTTAAATAGAAAGAATAAATAAAAGAATAGAATTTATAAAGTTCCTAAAGACGAAAGCTTATTTTAGGAAACAGAGTAGGAGCGTGTATTAATATGAAATTTAGCAATGGATGCTGGCTAGACAAGCCAGGATATCAGATGTTTAGCCCTCAAGAAGTTTATAGTACTAAAATAGAAGAGGATGTTGTAACTCTTTATGCACCATGTAATAAGATAAACCAACGAGGAGATACATTAAAAGGGCCAGTTATAACATATAAAATCTCTTCGCCAATGAAAAATGTAATAAGAGTTAGAGCATATCATTTTATGGGACAACAAAAAAAGTCTCCAAACTTTGAAATTTATAAAGATGAGGAGGTTAATATTTTAATAGAAGAAAATGAAAAAAATATAATATTTAAATCAGGAGATCTTAAAGCTGTAATAGATAAAGATGTATTTCAAATGAGATTTTATAGAGGGGATAAAAAGTTAACGTCTAGTATGCCAAGAGGACTAGCATATGTTAATACTGCTGAAGAAAGAGTCTTTATGAAGGTTCCAGAAGAAGGAATCTTCATGAAGGAAGAATTACAATTATCTGTAGGGGAATTGGTTTATGGACTTGGAGAAAGGTTTACTCCTCTAGTAAAGAATGGCCAAAGCATAGATATATGGAATGAAGATGGAGGAACAAGTACAGAGCAGTCATATAAAAACATACCATTTTATATTACTAATAAAGGATATGGAGTATTTGTAAATCATCCTGAAAGGGTATCTTTTGAAGTTGGTTCAGAAAAAGTCACTAAAGTTCAATTCAGTGTTCCAGGAGAATATCTAGATTACTTTATAATTGGTGGAGAATCAATGAAAGAAGTAGTTGAAAATTATACAACACTAACAGGTAAACCAGCACTTCCACCAGCGTGGTCATTTGGATTATGGTTAACAACATCTTTCACTACAAATTATGATGAAGAAACGGTTAATAGTTTTGTTGATGGCATGGCGGATAGAGATCTGCCACTTAGAGTATTTCACTTTGATTGCTTTTGGATGAAAGATTTTAATTGGTGTAATTTTGAATGGGATAGCAGAGTATTCCCAGATCCAAAGGGAATGCTTACAAGATTAAAGGAAAAAGGATTAAAAATATGTGTTTGGATAAATCCATATATTGCTCAAGAGTCAAAGTTATTTGATGAAGGCATGGAACACGGATATTTGATAAAAAAACCTAATGGTGATGTGTGGCAATGGGATTTATGGCAGCCTGCAATGGGAATTGTAGATTTTACAAATCCAGATGCATGCAAATGGTATTCAGGTAAGCTTAAAGAATTAATTGATATGGGAGTAGACTGCTTTAAGACTGATTTTGGTGAACGTATACCAACAGAGGTTAAATATTTCGATGGATCAGATCCATATAAAATGCACAATTATTATACTCAAATATATAATAAGGTGGTATTTGAGACTTTAAAAGAAAATTTAGGAGACGATGAGGCAGCAGTATTTGCAAGATCAGCTACTGTTGGAGGACAACAATTCCCAGTACATTGGGGAGGAGACTGTGAAGCGAACTATGAATCAATGGCAGAAAGTTTAAGAGGTGGATTATCTCTTTGCATGTCGGGCTTTGGATTCTGGAGCCACGATATAGGAGGTTTTGAGAGTACTGCAACAGCTGATGTATATAAGAGATGGGTTGCCTTTGGATTATTATCTTCCCATAGCAGGTTACATGGAAGCAGTTCGTATAGAGTACCATGGCTTTATGATGAAGAAGCTTGTGATGTAGTTAGATTTTTTACTAAGCTTAAGTGCAGCATAATGCCATATTTATATAACATAGCTAATGATGCATCAAAAAGAGGGATACCAACTATGAGAGCTATGATGTTAGAATTCCAAGGTGATTTAGCTTGTAATTACCTGGATAAACAATATATGCTTGGAGATTCTATCTTAGTTGCACCTATCTTTAATGAAGAAGGAGAAGCAAATTACTATTTACCAGAAGGAATGTGGACTAACTTCATAAGCGGAAAGAAATATAAGGGTGGAAGATGGATTAGAGAAAGACATGATTACTTAAGTGTACCTATGATGGTTAAAGAAAATAGTTTGATTGCCGTTGGAAATGAAAGTTCTAAGCCGGACTACAATTATAGAGATAATGTATCAATTTTGGCCTACGAATTGAAAGAAAATAAGAAAACAGTCACAAGTGTCGTAGACATGAAAGGTAACAAAGTTCTTGAAGTGGAAGTCACCAAAAATGAAAAAAATATTATTATTGAATCTAAAGGTACTGAAGGAGAATGGTCTTTAGTGCTAAAGAAATTTTCTAATATAGAAAATGTTGATAATGGAGTACTTATTCAGCAAGGAGAGGATACAATAATTAAATTTACAGATGGAAATTGCAAATGTAATTGTAAAATAGAGTTTAGCATGTAACAATTTTAATATAAAGCGCATGTAGTATATGTAAGAATCTAGAAGGTAAACTAAATTTATTATTAGTTAACTTCTAGATTTTTATTATATAATGAATATTTTATAACCTATAATTGATATTATAATGGTATATAATAAAATTAGGAAAAAATATAAATGCAGACTTGGAGTGAATATTTATGGAATTAAATTGGAGTTTAAAAGAAGTATATCCATCTTTTGATAGTGATGAATTTAAACAAGACTTAAATAAATTAACAGATATTATTGAAGAAATCAATAAATGGGCATTAGAAGCTACTAAAAATAAAGATAACTTAGTAGAAAAATTAGAAGAATATATAAATAAATTTACAAAAGTAACAGACTTATCTAGTAGAATTAGTATTTTTATAAATCTAAGCTTAAGCGTAAATACAAAGGATAAGAATGCATTGAGGTATTCAGATATTTTAGAAAAGAAATTAACAAATCTAATTGGAAGTTCAGTTAAATTTGAAAGATATATTAGTAGCATAGATGGTCTGGATGAAATAATAAGTAAGTCTAAACTACTTAAGGAACATGAATTTATGTTAAAAAATATAGTTGAACAAAGTCAATATTTGCTCAGTGATAAGGAGGAAAGTATAATTGCTAATATGAAAAATACAGGCTCAAATGCCTGGGTGAAACTTAAGGACAATTTGATTTCCACATTATTAGTAGAAATTGAAGAAGATAATGAAATTAAGCAGATACCATTAACAATGGTTTTAAATATGGCCTATGATAAGGATGCAACTGTAAGAAAAAAAGCATATGAAGCAGAAATAAAATCTTATAAAAAAGTAGAAGAAGGTGTAGCTGCAGCATTAAATGGAATAAAGGGTGAAGTGTTAACAGTTTGTGATTTTAGGGGATATAAATCTCCACTTGAAAAGACACTCATGGATTCAAGAATGAGTGAAGAGTCTTTAGAGGCAATGTTTTTAGCTATGAAAGAAAGCCTTCCGGTATTTAGAAAATACTTGAGAAGAAAAGGTGAAATGTTAGGTCATAAAAACGGACTACCATTTTATGATTTATATGCACCTGTTTGTGAAGCAGATATGAAGTTTACATACGAAGAAGGTACTAAATTTGTTGAAAAAAACTTCAGAACATTTAGTGACAACCTAGGAGATTTTGCAAGGAAAGCAATTGATAATCATTGGATAGATGTGAAACCAAAGGAAGGAAAGGTAGGTGGGGCTTTTTGCGAGAATCTACATTTCAATGGAGAGAGTAGAATACTCCTAAACTATGGGGATAATTTTGGAGATGTAGTAACTCTTGCCCATGAATTAGGTCACGGTTTTCACGGAGAGTGTTTAAATAATGAGACTACGTTAAATTCAGATTATCCAATGCCGATAGCAGAAACAGCATCTACATTTTGTGAAACAATAATAAAAAAGGCAGCAATAAAAGATGCTCCTAAGAATGAAGCTTTAGCAATCCTTGAAACTGAAATTAGCGATTGCACCCAAGTTATTGTTGATATATACTCTAGATTCCTATTTGAAAAATCATTTTTCGAAGCTAGAAAAGGAAGTTCTCTAAATGTTGAGGAAATAAAGGATCTTATGCTGAATGCTCAAAGAGAAGCATATGGAGATGGATTAGACCCTGATTTTTTACACCCATACATGTGGACTTGGAAACCTCATTATTATGATGCAGAGTATAATTATTATAATTTTCCTTATGCGTTTGGACTATTATTTGCAAAAGGATTATATGCTGAATATTTAAAAAAAGGAAGAGCTTTTTCAAAGGATTATGAAAAATTGCTTTCAATCACAGGAAAAAATAAAATAGCCGATGTAGCAAAAGTTATGGGCATAGATATAAATGATACAGAATTCTGGAGAAATTCTTTAAAAACTATAGAAGATGATATAGAAGAATTTATAGACCTTAGCAATAGATAAAAGAAGGTTTGTGAAATTATCCATCAAATAAATATATATTTATTTGATGGATAATAGATATAGTAGGGGTAGAGGAGTAATTTTAGATGAAGATATTTTATAATACATCGACTGGTAACTCATTGTATGTAGCAAAAATGATAAAAGAAAGTTTTAAAGATTGCGAATTAGTATCTATGAGTAGGGCGTTAAAAGAAAATAAGTTTGATATTTGTGAAGATATTATTGGATTTATATATCCAATTCACTGTTCAGGACTACCGATTGTGGTTAATGAATTTATCTCAAAGTTAAAGATAAATCAAGATGCATATATTTTTGCAATTGGAGTTTCAGGAGGAGGAGGAGCAAATACTAGCTTTATTCAAATTAATAAATTATTAAAAAGTAATGTTAAAATAAGTAATTATTGTACCATTAGGTATATTTCTAATTATATGCGAGCTAGTAGAAATCCTACTAAAGCTAGAGCTGAGGAAACTATAAAAGAAAATGAAAGTAAGATAGTCGATTTTATAGAGTCAGTGAAGAGAAGAGATACTAAAGAAATTAACTTTAAAGCTGGAATTGGAAATTTAGCATATAAGATATGGAAAGATTTTTATAAAAATAAAGACAAAAACTTTAATGTAAATGAGAAATGTATTAGCTGCAATATGTGCAAGAAAGTTTGTCCTGTAGATAATATTTTGATGGAAAATAATAGACCAAAATGGTTAGGAAAATGCACAGACTGTATGGCTTGTATAAATATATGCCCTAAAGAAGCAATAAATATAGGAAAGTCTACAATTAAAAAGAACAGATATTTAAATCCATATATAAAGAGAGAGGAATTAATATAGAGATATAAGATAAAAAAATAATCTTGATAAAATATCTTTAGTATAAAACAAGGGCTATACTTTATGTCCTTTGAATCACATTAAATATTATAAAGTACAAAAAAATAATATAAAAAAATCCCAAAAACGATAACATAAATGTAATAATATGGTAAAATGTTTGTATAAATAATATATGAATGGGGTTGTCAAGTAATGGGTTTTTTTAAAAAAGATGATATTCAAGAAAAAGAAGTTCAAGTAACTAATGAAACTAAAATTGAAAATTTAGGGATTGATAAAAGAATTTCTAAAAAGAAAAATTTATCGCTTTTTGATGTAGATACGATTCAGTATGTAATTAAAAATTTTCCATCCATGTCCATTGAAATTCAAAGTGGTCTGAGCAACTTGGCAAGCATACTAGAAAATACAATAGACCACATTGAAGATAAATCAAGTGAAATAATTAAAAAAGATAGAGATTTTAAATTAAGTAAAGCTCATAGAGATACGTCTATAGCTATATATAGTGTTGTTGAAAACATAAATGAATATGTTAAATGGATGCAAGATGAATATGAGAAAAATATACAATCTGATAAAGAAAGTATTTGTAAGGTTAGCAAGGATTTAATAGAAATTAAGAAAGAAGCGTCTATAGATAAAGAAAAACAAGAATTAAAAAATTTCTTAATTAATGAAGATGCTATTGAAATATATAAAGATTTTTCATTAAAAGAACCTAAAGCAATAAAGTTGGATAGTAATGTTATAGAAGTTGAAAATTGGGACGACTTACTTGTTAAAACAGCTGAGGTACTTACAAAACAGTATAAAAAAAATAAAAATAGTAATAAATCTATGAAGCAAATTAAACCAGTTGAAAAAAAATCTCCACAAAATTCTTTTAGGGATACT from the Clostridium beijerinckii genome contains:
- a CDS encoding carbohydrate ABC transporter permease, whose amino-acid sequence is MDRKKLYPWYFTSGALLIFFLLCFLPGIIGIFYSFTDWNNFTDKINFIGFKNYAEVFKGKPEYRAYLWNTVLFTTVTTIMKTVVGLALALLLTQKFIKLKNFHRMVIFSPQVMSYLVVGLVFKSMLHPDTGFVNNFLKSVGMDFLAMNWLTDLKIVFATVMSVDTWKGMGYIMVVIIAGLMSISPDYYEAANIDGASFWQKFRLITLPLLKPIIINVTILNVTYGFRVFDMIYSLTNGGPGNATGVINTAVYKEFSKGNYAMGTTLSSILFFGLLLLVYFIIKSMENKEVDA
- a CDS encoding carbohydrate ABC transporter permease, translated to MVTLKKSIGSVAANIVTIFISLLVLIPMVVLFLNSFKTQGESNKMSLSLPKEWVFANYKTVIEQGKLVSSFFNSLLYATCSVLIIVIVVAAAAFVIARNRKGINNFIYYFILSGIAIPINNVALMKVLQALNLVNTRLGIILVYAAINIPLSLFLSYGFISTIPREIDEAAVIDGCGPIRLFIKIILPLLKPIISTLFVLNFMVVWNDFTMPLYYLNNSAKWPMTLAVYNFFGAFENSWNLVSADIILTLLPVLVIFILGQKYIVGGVSAGSVKG
- the yicI gene encoding alpha-xylosidase, coding for MKFSNGCWLDKPGYQMFSPQEVYSTKIEEDVVTLYAPCNKINQRGDTLKGPVITYKISSPMKNVIRVRAYHFMGQQKKSPNFEIYKDEEVNILIEENEKNIIFKSGDLKAVIDKDVFQMRFYRGDKKLTSSMPRGLAYVNTAEERVFMKVPEEGIFMKEELQLSVGELVYGLGERFTPLVKNGQSIDIWNEDGGTSTEQSYKNIPFYITNKGYGVFVNHPERVSFEVGSEKVTKVQFSVPGEYLDYFIIGGESMKEVVENYTTLTGKPALPPAWSFGLWLTTSFTTNYDEETVNSFVDGMADRDLPLRVFHFDCFWMKDFNWCNFEWDSRVFPDPKGMLTRLKEKGLKICVWINPYIAQESKLFDEGMEHGYLIKKPNGDVWQWDLWQPAMGIVDFTNPDACKWYSGKLKELIDMGVDCFKTDFGERIPTEVKYFDGSDPYKMHNYYTQIYNKVVFETLKENLGDDEAAVFARSATVGGQQFPVHWGGDCEANYESMAESLRGGLSLCMSGFGFWSHDIGGFESTATADVYKRWVAFGLLSSHSRLHGSSSYRVPWLYDEEACDVVRFFTKLKCSIMPYLYNIANDASKRGIPTMRAMMLEFQGDLACNYLDKQYMLGDSILVAPIFNEEGEANYYLPEGMWTNFISGKKYKGGRWIRERHDYLSVPMMVKENSLIAVGNESSKPDYNYRDNVSILAYELKENKKTVTSVVDMKGNKVLEVEVTKNEKNIIIESKGTEGEWSLVLKKFSNIENVDNGVLIQQGEDTIIKFTDGNCKCNCKIEFSM
- a CDS encoding M3 family oligoendopeptidase produces the protein MELNWSLKEVYPSFDSDEFKQDLNKLTDIIEEINKWALEATKNKDNLVEKLEEYINKFTKVTDLSSRISIFINLSLSVNTKDKNALRYSDILEKKLTNLIGSSVKFERYISSIDGLDEIISKSKLLKEHEFMLKNIVEQSQYLLSDKEESIIANMKNTGSNAWVKLKDNLISTLLVEIEEDNEIKQIPLTMVLNMAYDKDATVRKKAYEAEIKSYKKVEEGVAAALNGIKGEVLTVCDFRGYKSPLEKTLMDSRMSEESLEAMFLAMKESLPVFRKYLRRKGEMLGHKNGLPFYDLYAPVCEADMKFTYEEGTKFVEKNFRTFSDNLGDFARKAIDNHWIDVKPKEGKVGGAFCENLHFNGESRILLNYGDNFGDVVTLAHELGHGFHGECLNNETTLNSDYPMPIAETASTFCETIIKKAAIKDAPKNEALAILETEISDCTQVIVDIYSRFLFEKSFFEARKGSSLNVEEIKDLMLNAQREAYGDGLDPDFLHPYMWTWKPHYYDAEYNYYNFPYAFGLLFAKGLYAEYLKKGRAFSKDYEKLLSITGKNKIADVAKVMGIDINDTEFWRNSLKTIEDDIEEFIDLSNR
- a CDS encoding EFR1 family ferrodoxin (N-terminal region resembles flavodoxins. C-terminal ferrodoxin region binds two 4Fe-4S clusters.), with the protein product MKIFYNTSTGNSLYVAKMIKESFKDCELVSMSRALKENKFDICEDIIGFIYPIHCSGLPIVVNEFISKLKINQDAYIFAIGVSGGGGANTSFIQINKLLKSNVKISNYCTIRYISNYMRASRNPTKARAEETIKENESKIVDFIESVKRRDTKEINFKAGIGNLAYKIWKDFYKNKDKNFNVNEKCISCNMCKKVCPVDNILMENNRPKWLGKCTDCMACINICPKEAINIGKSTIKKNRYLNPYIKREELI